The following coding sequences lie in one Bartonella sp. DGB1 genomic window:
- a CDS encoding adenylosuccinate synthase, which yields MANVVVVGAQWGDEGKGKIVDWLSERADVVVRYQGGHNAGHTLVINSTEYKLSLLPSGIVRGKMSIIGNGVVVDPHHLVAEIAKLTAQGVNITPDVLRIAENTPLILSLHRDLDALREENSKTGTKIGTTKRGIGPAYEDKVGRRAIRLVDLKTPENLQEKIDRLLVHHNALRRGMGQTEIKSETIYQELMSVANQILPFCDSTWSLLQSYKSSGKRILFEGAQGALLDNDFGTYPFVTSSNTLAAQAALGSGLGPNILQYVLGIVKAYTTRVGEGPFPTEQKNEIGQTLGERGKEFGTVTGRKRRCGWFDAILVKQMIQVCGIHGIALTKLDVLDSLDEIKVCVSYELNGKIIDYFPTEMNEQASVKPIYKTFKGWKQPTLSARSWNELPSEAIKYIKSLEELIGVPVAMLSTSPEREDTILVKDPFQD from the coding sequence ATGGCTAACGTGGTGGTAGTCGGCGCCCAATGGGGAGACGAAGGCAAAGGAAAAATTGTTGATTGGTTATCTGAAAGAGCCGATGTTGTCGTACGTTATCAAGGCGGTCATAACGCTGGTCATACTTTAGTTATTAATAGTACAGAATATAAATTATCTCTTTTACCATCTGGTATTGTCAGAGGTAAAATGTCAATAATTGGCAATGGTGTAGTTGTAGACCCTCACCATCTTGTAGCTGAAATTGCAAAATTAACTGCTCAAGGAGTTAATATAACTCCAGATGTATTGAGAATAGCTGAAAATACACCTTTAATTTTATCCTTGCATCGTGATCTAGATGCTTTAAGAGAAGAAAATAGCAAAACTGGTACTAAAATTGGTACAACTAAACGTGGTATAGGTCCAGCATATGAAGATAAAGTAGGACGTAGAGCTATCCGTTTAGTAGATCTAAAAACACCTGAAAATTTACAAGAAAAAATTGATAGATTATTAGTACATCACAATGCGTTACGACGTGGAATGGGACAAACAGAAATTAAATCTGAAACGATTTACCAAGAACTAATGTCTGTTGCTAATCAAATTTTACCATTTTGTGATTCTACCTGGTCATTATTACAATCTTATAAATCCTCTGGAAAAAGAATATTATTCGAAGGAGCACAAGGAGCATTACTAGATAATGATTTTGGTACTTATCCATTTGTCACCTCCTCTAACACTCTTGCTGCCCAAGCTGCGCTAGGCTCAGGACTAGGACCTAATATCTTACAATATGTATTAGGTATAGTTAAGGCTTATACAACCAGAGTTGGTGAAGGACCCTTTCCTACTGAGCAAAAAAATGAAATAGGTCAAACCTTAGGCGAAAGAGGAAAAGAATTTGGAACTGTAACAGGCAGAAAGCGTCGTTGTGGCTGGTTTGATGCAATATTAGTTAAACAAATGATCCAAGTTTGTGGAATCCATGGAATAGCTTTAACTAAGTTAGATGTATTAGATAGCTTAGATGAAATAAAAGTTTGTGTAAGCTACGAACTAAATGGTAAAATAATCGACTATTTCCCCACTGAGATGAACGAACAAGCTAGTGTAAAACCAATTTATAAAACTTTTAAAGGCTGGAAGCAACCAACTCTAAGTGCAAGAAGCTGGAACGAATTACCTTCTGAAGCGATAAAATATATAAAATCCTTAGAGGAACTAATCGGAGTTCCGGTAGCCATGCTTTCCACTTCTCCAGAACGTGAAGATACAATATTAGTTAAGGATCCATTTCAAGATTAA